GCGGCTGCGCGCTCCGTGCTGATCGTGACCCCGTATTTTTGGCCGTCGGTTGGCGGGGTCGAAACTGTGGTGGAAGAATTGGGGTGCGACCTTGCCGCGTCGGGTGTCCAGGTGCAGGTGGCCTGCTATCGGCAGCCGGATCGCACGGCAGCGGTTCATCGCGGCATTCAGATCATCGAAGTCGATGAGCCGGATCAAATGAGCGGAGGCATGCCGGCGGCGGCGCTCCAGGTCAGGGAATTGGTGGAGTCCGGCGGGCATGACGCGGTGATTCTGATTGGCTCTCCCGTGAACCCCTTGTTTTTTGCCGTTCTCATGATTCCCCGGTTGCGCGAGCGGCGCATCCTCTTTCAGCCGACGATCAATCAGGAGGGGTACGATTTTCTCCGGGGCCGTCCCCACGTGCAACGGTTGATGAAGCAATTGGCCGGTGAGTCCGCGGGGGTGATTGTGTTGGGCCAGGAAACGCTGGATGCCCGATATTGCCGCGAAGAGGGGATTCCCGTCACGGTGGTCCCGAATGGCACGCGGACGCTCACGCCAACAAACGATTTTCGTGCGCGGCATGGCATCGCCCGCGACGAATTTGTGATCCTGCACCTGGCCAATCTTTACCGGGTAAAGAATCACGTGGGGTTGCTGGATGCGCTGACTCCGCTTCCGCCGGGGTCGCGATTGGTGGTCATTGGCCACCGGACCCATGAAACCGAGTATGTCGAGGAGGTCATGCGCCGCCTGTCAGCCTGTCCGGAGGTGCTGTTTCTGCCGGGCTTGGACCGGCAGGGGGTGGCTTCGGCCATGCAGGCCGCGGATCTCGTGGTGTTGTCGTCCGATGCTGAAGTGTCCCCGCTGTGCCTCTTGGAGGCCATGAGCCTCCGGCGCCCCTGGCTGGCGGCGCCAGGTTGCGGGACGGCCGCCAGCCAGGCCGGCGGGCTTGTGCTTCCGCTCCCGGAGTTTCGGAGGGCCGTGCAGGTCTGCATGACGCATCCAGATTTCCGGTCTCGGCTGGCTCAGTCAGGGTATGAGCATTGGGCAGCCTGTTTTCAGTGGCGTGACATTCTGGCCGGCTGGATATCGCTGATTCGTACCGGGAGCCTGGCCAGGCCGTTTGCTATGCCGCCTGCTGTGGCTCGGTCGCGGGAGGAACTTCGTGCCGAGTATGACCGGCTCAGTGGTGCGAGCACGCCAATTCCGGCTGAAGTATCGCCGGCGGATTGGAAGACGACGGTTCCGAACGGCGGTCCAGGGCAAACGCCAAGGGTTCATCCACCACAGCCATCATCACACGAGGGGTCTATGGATCAGGAGCAATTCTACGTCAACATGTTCGTCAACAGCCCCCATTGGTCTACTCCTGAACCGAATCCGGATGAAGCGGCCCGCTGGGCCAAGATCGCCGGGTTTCTTGAACATGTGCTGCGGCGAGTCCAAAAGGAACGTCCGGAGGCCACTCTGCGGATATTAGAGGTTGGCTGCGGCCGCGGGTGGCTGGCGAATCTGGCCTCGGAATATGGAAGCGTCGAAGGGGTTGAACCGGTGGCCGGCGTCGTCGCCCACGCGCGCAAGATGTTTCCCCATCTTCGCTTTGAAACGGGAACGGCAGAAACCGTTTTGGCGCGGCCGGATTTCCGCCCCTACGATATCGTGCTGAGTTCCGAGGTGATTGAACATGTGCCGCATCCGCAGAAGCCCGCATTTCTGGATGGGCTTAAGCGGCTGCTGACACCGGACGGCTATCTTATTCTCACGACTCCACGAGGAGAAATGTGGGAACGCTGGCAAGCAATTGCCCCGCCCAGCCAGCCGGTGGAGGACTGGGTTACGGAACAGCAGTTGGCGAATTTTCTAACCGGCCAGGGCTTCACGCCGCTGGGCGTCGAGCGGATTTACGTGGAAATCCCGATGCTCCGGTATGTTCCCACGGTGACGGCGCACGACCTCAGGACCAGAAATCTTCTGCCGATTTACCAGGTGTGGATCGCCCAACGGGCCGCGATTACGCCCTCCCTGCCCAGGCCGTCGATCAATTGCGCGCCGATGGTCAGCGTGATCATCCCGACCTTTAATCGGCCGGAGCGGTTGCGCAAAGCGATTGCCAGTGTGCAGGCACAGGACTATCAGGATTTCCAGATCATTGTGGTGAACGACGGAACGGTGTCCGTTGAGGCGGTGGTGTCGGACTTGAATCGTGATGGACGGATCACCCTCATCACGCATGATCTCAATCGCGGCCTCGCGGCATCCCGCAACACGGGCCTGCGTCATGCAGCCGGGAAATATGTCTGTTATCTGGATGATGATGACCGGTTCTTGCCGGATCACCTGCGCGTCTTGGTGAGCCGGCTGGAAACGGGTGATTGCAAAGTGGCGTATACGGATGCCTGGCGGGTGCATGAACGTGTGGAGGGGGAGCGTATCATGGAGGTTGGCCGGGACCGGCCGTATTCGCACGAATTCAATCCCCATCAGTTGCTGATCAACAATTACATGCCGGTGCTCTGCGTGATGCATGAGCGGACGTGCCTGGATGAGGTTGGCGGGTTCGATGAGAGTCTGTTTGTGCATGAGGATTGGGATTTGTGGATCAGGCTGGCGACCCGCTATTCGTTCGCGCATATTGCGCAAACGACGGCAGAATTTACTTGGCGCACCGACGGGACGACCATGTCGAGCCAGCCGCGCGAGGCCTTCGCGCGAACGGCGGAGATCATCTATCGCAAGTATGCGCCCTATGCGGCGCCCTATCCCCAGATTGTGCAGCAGCAGCGCGAGCGTCTGGCGGGGCTCCGCCGGGAGGCGGCTGCGCATCGGGAGACCAAGGCCAAGCAGTATGATTGTTCCATCATTATCCCGGTCTGGAACAAAGTGGAGCTGACCCAGCAGTGCGTGATGGCGCTGGCGGAGGTCACGGAGGGGGCGTCGTACGAAGTCATCGTGGTAGACAACGGCTCGACCGATGGCACGCCGGACCTGTTGAACTCGCTGGGCGGGGATATTCAGGTCATCCGTAACCGGGAGAATCTGGGGTTTGCCAAGGCCTGCAATCAGGGCGCCGCGGCCGCCAAGGGCGACTATCTGGTGTTCCTCAACAACGACACCATTCCCCTGAAAGGATGGCTCAGCGCATTGGTGGAAGAGGTCAAGGGAGATCAGGGCATTGCGGTCGTGGGGAGCAAGCTGCTGTATCCTGACCGGACGGTCCAGCACGCGGGAGTGGCGGTGGACCGGCTTACGCACACGCCCTACCACATCTACCGGGGATTTGCCGAAACCCATCCGGCGGTCAACAAACGCCGCGAGCTGAATGCGGTGACCGGGGCGTGCGTGTTGATCCGCCGGACTCTGTTCGAGGAGCTGGGCGGGTTCGATGAGGGATATGTCAACGGATTTGAAGATGTGGATCTCTGCTTCAAGGCGCGTGAGCAGGGGCACCGCATCGTGTATCAGCCCAAGAGCGTCCTGTTCCATCTGGAAAGCCAGACGCCGGGCCGCAAGCAGCATGATGCGGAGAATGGCCGCCGTCTCATGCAGCGGTGGGGGCACGCGTGGTGGCTGGTGGATGATGACAGTCTCTATGTGGAGGATGGATACAAGGCGGTGTCGGTGTCACGGAATGGACGGGCGGAAAGCGAGTTGCAGGTCCTGGACAGATCCGAGGATCGGCAGGCGTGGGGGATCGTGGCCGAGACGCAACTGGCGGCAAAGCGCCGGGATGATGCGGCGGTCGTGCAGCAACTGGGCAAGTACGCTGACTGGCCGGCCGATCGCTCTGTATTGAAATGGGCCGCGTCGGTGGCCGAGGCCATCAAGCAGCCGGCGCTTACGGCGTCCTTTATGCGCCGGATCGCGGCGCTCGACGATCCGGCGGCGGAACAGATTTCGATCATTCGAGAGGCCTTGAGCAAGGGACAAGTCACGGCCGCGGCCTCGCGGCTGGAGGCGCTGCTGAAGCACTATCCGTCCCATGCCGAGGGGCTGCTGCTCAAAGCTATTCTCCACATGCAGCGGGAACAGTATCGTGACGCGGAAATTGCCTTTACGACCGCCTTGAATCAAGGGGCCGACCGCAGGAAGTGCCTGATGGGGATCGGCATGGCCTCGATGGGACGGGCCTATCCGCAGGGAGCGTGGCAAACATTTTTGCGAGTCTTGGGTGAAAATCCCGATGATGCCGAAGTCATTCATTGGCTGCTGCGAGCCGGCACGGCGCAGAACCGCTGGCCGGAACTCTGTGTGCAGCTGCGGAACTATGTCGCCCGCAATCCCAGCGACATCTCGGCGCGGTTTGCCTATGCCGGCGTGCTGCTGCGCGCCGATCACGTCGAGCAGGCGCGGCAGGAATATGCCCAGTTGGAGGCGCTGGCTCCCGATCACGAGGGGATGCGGGAGTTGCGGCAAGCGATTGCCGGGAAGGAAGCGGTGCTGGCCATGGATGTGTCGCCGGCGTAGACAACCATGAAGCGGATTCTGGTCGTACAGTTGGCCCGGCTCGGTGACCTGGTGCAATCGATGCCGGTACTGGCCGCCTTGCGCGCGCGCCACCCACAGGATCGGATCGATCTGCTGTGCCCGGCCCAGCTTCGCGATCTTGCTGGGATGATCCCCGGTATTGATCGGGTGATGGGATGGGATGGTACGGTCTGGCAACAGTGGGCTTCACAAGCGGCGACCGGCATCAGGCGCGATCAGCTCCGTCACATCGAAGCCGAACTGGCCGCCCTCTGTTCCGATTCCTATGACCGGGCCTATGTTCTGAACCAGCATCCGCGCGCCATCCTGGCCGGCGCGCTGCTGGCCCAGGAGACCGTTGGCCCATTGGCTGACGGGCCGCTGAGCGAGCGCCTGACTCCGTGGGCGGCGTATATCAGAGAGATCGCCACAACGCGCAAGACCAATCATGTGCATCTATCGGACGCCTTTTGCGGGCTGTGCGGAGTCGTCCCGCCGGGGCAGGCTGCGCATCTTCAGCTCCCGGCTACGGCGCTGCCGGCGGATCTGGAACGGATTGGGCAAGAGGGCACTCCGTGGATCGGCCTCATTGTCGGGGCAGGTGATCAGGCTCGGCAGATTCCCGCCGAGGTGTGGCGCACCTGGATCGTGCAATTTTTAAATCAGGCTTCGCGTGGCCGGGTCGTCTTGATCGGGCAGGGAGCCGAGCGGGAACGGGCGCGGCAGATACAGGATGCGTTGCCGGCATCTTTGCAGGGGCGAGTCTGGGATGTCACGGGGAGAACGACCGTGCCTGAATTGGCCGTCGTGCTCTCACGCTGCCAGCGGGTGATCGGGTCGGATACAGGCCCGCTGCATGTGGCTGCCGCGGTCGGCACGCCCGTGATCGGATGGTACATCGCCCGCGCGAGAGTGCATGAGACCGGTCCCTATGGGCCGGGACATATCGTGTGGCAAGCAGAAAGTCCGGACGGCGGTCTGGCGGTCCCCACGACGTGGCCGATCGAATCGTCGCTGGACGCGCTCCTCAATCGGCCCCCCGCCGCGCTCAATGGGTGGTCGATCTGGATGAGTCAGGCCGATGCCCGGGGAACCTATTATACGAAGGCGGGTGAAGCGGCGGCGCCGCCTCGCGCGCGAGAAGCAATCTGGCAGGAATTACACCGCGCGGTCGCGGCTTGAGGAATATATGAGTGTGTTTGAACGCAATCTTGAGCGCCTGAGCAAGCATGATCCCACGTTCGCTGCCGCGGTGCGGGACAGCCTGGGCGGGAGCCTGACCATCAGCCCTTCACGGGAGGGAAGTCCGACGGCCAAGGTCCAAGGCCAGTGGATTCACAGCGCCTATGATCCCCGAAAAGAGGCCGAGGCCTGGGCTCAGGCGCTGGTCAAAGAATGGCAACCGGGCGAAGTGGGTGTCGTCCTGGGGGCCGGGTTGCTCTATCACATCGAAGCCCTGGCCGCGCTGAAGCCGGCGGAGACGAAGCTGGCCGTTGTCGTGCCGGATCTCGCGGCGCTCCACGATGCCATCGGCTGCCGGCCATTGGAAGCCTGGTGCGGGACGATTGAATGGCTCTGGGGCAGTCCGGAAGACATGGCCGCGCGGCTGGCCGGGAAGTCCACGCCGTTGCGGTTCTTTACCTATGGTCCTGCGGCACGGATCCATGCCGAGCGTCA
The Nitrospira sp. genome window above contains:
- a CDS encoding glycosyltransferase, with amino-acid sequence MMGTPRILLLQLEFPTWAQAKAWSYGGNFAVEDGLRANGCECVTLPVLSHVPDTSPLSWLHYAKDLVAGQRFDQVWVWLVHNRYSDAFLEWVAELAPVRVGLIMESLRYSEQDCLRWPHLRERAGIVERQTRHMTHVLAVDEEDARRFNEQGTVRAAFWPAAVPRRYIASAVESVSRQEAAFYGELYGDRSAWLEMPGLKELLVRPQSAESSTDFPRLFDALHRGVAARFQSGWRPNPDALTDYVNGWRQLREAIFANWLAHLKPWRAIVNLPSLFQGYAGRVIEAMAAGRPVVSWEVPDRPKTKALFADGREILLYSKECPTVLREHLARLAQDADYGRDIAIAARAAVLGAHTTEQRAAQILSWIQTGREPRFQEEGTPVHAHTNNGCSSALVHAGKPAMPATTVFVLTVDDPAFPSCKAGLEAQQGASFVLEFIRNVSPFSAAAQKMITDCATEFFIQVDEDMILQPDAVATMEAAMRRAPDDVGMICFHLHDDDRGRTIQGVKIYRTALMKGLAFQDVKASEMDLLEQMGRHGIKWILHPDVVGRHGTAYTPETIYRRYKTMYEKDIRQWNTLTADIRRKADQFRASGDPLALFALLGAAHGIVLAPLAPDREKDARQYALKELEVFTRLFLSSPPASQPYDPDRKAVVPSNPPVPIDMVAWKPDVAASSPSSLPVGQGAAARSVLIVTPYFWPSVGGVETVVEELGCDLAASGVQVQVACYRQPDRTAAVHRGIQIIEVDEPDQMSGGMPAAALQVRELVESGGHDAVILIGSPVNPLFFAVLMIPRLRERRILFQPTINQEGYDFLRGRPHVQRLMKQLAGESAGVIVLGQETLDARYCREEGIPVTVVPNGTRTLTPTNDFRARHGIARDEFVILHLANLYRVKNHVGLLDALTPLPPGSRLVVIGHRTHETEYVEEVMRRLSACPEVLFLPGLDRQGVASAMQAADLVVLSSDAEVSPLCLLEAMSLRRPWLAAPGCGTAASQAGGLVLPLPEFRRAVQVCMTHPDFRSRLAQSGYEHWAACFQWRDILAGWISLIRTGSLARPFAMPPAVARSREELRAEYDRLSGASTPIPAEVSPADWKTTVPNGGPGQTPRVHPPQPSSHEGSMDQEQFYVNMFVNSPHWSTPEPNPDEAARWAKIAGFLEHVLRRVQKERPEATLRILEVGCGRGWLANLASEYGSVEGVEPVAGVVAHARKMFPHLRFETGTAETVLARPDFRPYDIVLSSEVIEHVPHPQKPAFLDGLKRLLTPDGYLILTTPRGEMWERWQAIAPPSQPVEDWVTEQQLANFLTGQGFTPLGVERIYVEIPMLRYVPTVTAHDLRTRNLLPIYQVWIAQRAAITPSLPRPSINCAPMVSVIIPTFNRPERLRKAIASVQAQDYQDFQIIVVNDGTVSVEAVVSDLNRDGRITLITHDLNRGLAASRNTGLRHAAGKYVCYLDDDDRFLPDHLRVLVSRLETGDCKVAYTDAWRVHERVEGERIMEVGRDRPYSHEFNPHQLLINNYMPVLCVMHERTCLDEVGGFDESLFVHEDWDLWIRLATRYSFAHIAQTTAEFTWRTDGTTMSSQPREAFARTAEIIYRKYAPYAAPYPQIVQQQRERLAGLRREAAAHRETKAKQYDCSIIIPVWNKVELTQQCVMALAEVTEGASYEVIVVDNGSTDGTPDLLNSLGGDIQVIRNRENLGFAKACNQGAAAAKGDYLVFLNNDTIPLKGWLSALVEEVKGDQGIAVVGSKLLYPDRTVQHAGVAVDRLTHTPYHIYRGFAETHPAVNKRRELNAVTGACVLIRRTLFEELGGFDEGYVNGFEDVDLCFKAREQGHRIVYQPKSVLFHLESQTPGRKQHDAENGRRLMQRWGHAWWLVDDDSLYVEDGYKAVSVSRNGRAESELQVLDRSEDRQAWGIVAETQLAAKRRDDAAVVQQLGKYADWPADRSVLKWAASVAEAIKQPALTASFMRRIAALDDPAAEQISIIREALSKGQVTAAASRLEALLKHYPSHAEGLLLKAILHMQREQYRDAEIAFTTALNQGADRRKCLMGIGMASMGRAYPQGAWQTFLRVLGENPDDAEVIHWLLRAGTAQNRWPELCVQLRNYVARNPSDISARFAYAGVLLRADHVEQARQEYAQLEALAPDHEGMRELRQAIAGKEAVLAMDVSPA
- a CDS encoding glycosyltransferase family 9 protein; translated protein: MKRILVVQLARLGDLVQSMPVLAALRARHPQDRIDLLCPAQLRDLAGMIPGIDRVMGWDGTVWQQWASQAATGIRRDQLRHIEAELAALCSDSYDRAYVLNQHPRAILAGALLAQETVGPLADGPLSERLTPWAAYIREIATTRKTNHVHLSDAFCGLCGVVPPGQAAHLQLPATALPADLERIGQEGTPWIGLIVGAGDQARQIPAEVWRTWIVQFLNQASRGRVVLIGQGAERERARQIQDALPASLQGRVWDVTGRTTVPELAVVLSRCQRVIGSDTGPLHVAAAVGTPVIGWYIARARVHETGPYGPGHIVWQAESPDGGLAVPTTWPIESSLDALLNRPPAALNGWSIWMSQADARGTYYTKAGEAAAPPRAREAIWQELHRAVAA